The Lysobacter gummosus sequence CTGCGCGAAGCGGCGGCGCTGCTGCACGGACTGGTGCGCGAAGGCGCGCAGATCATCCGCGGCAATCGCGCCCAGGCGGTGACGAGTTTCGCCCAGGCGCAGGCGTGGTTGCTCGAGGAAGCCAAGAAGGGCCGCGCGATCCAGCGCTTCAAGGGCCTGGGCGAAATGAATCCCGAGCAGCTGTGGGACACCACGGTCAATCCGGAAACGCGGCGCCTGCTGCAGGTGCGCATCGAAGACGCCGTCGCCGCCGATCAGATCTTCAGCACCTTGATGGGCGACGTGGTCGAACCGCGCCGCGAGTTCATCGAGGATAACGCGCTGAAGGTGGCCAATCTCGACGTGTGACCCGCAAGCGCCCGATCCGGCCGTAACGGCCGGACCATCGGGCGACCCACGCGACGGCGCGCGCGAGCGCGCCCTCGCCGCGTCGCCGGCGTCGCCGCCGGCCGCGTTCGACGATGCGATCGCGCCAACCGCGTCGCACGCACACGCAGGCTCATCGCCAGCGTCCTTGTTCGCCGCTGTTGGCGGATTCTTCCTCGACCTGTCGCTGGCGATCGCATTGCTCGCCGGTCTGTCGCTGCTTGGCGTGGCCGCGGTCGGCTTCGCGCAGGGATTGCGCGGCATCGATTCTGCGCAAATCGCGCTCGATCCCCTGCTTTTGGTCGTCGTCAGCCTGGTCGCGACCGCGATCAGCGCCTTGTTCGTCTACTACTTTCGTCGAAATGCGAACCCGGTCGAACGGGCCGAATCGTGGCGCGCGTTGTGGCATCGATCGAGCTGGGGATGGATCGCTTTCGCGTTGATCGCATGCAGCGGCTACAGCGCCGTTGTCAGCGCGTTCGCGCAAGAAATGGGGATCGACATCACCCCGACCAATCAGGTGCTCGGCGAAATCATCCGCACGCATCCGCGCTCGCTGCTGATCTTCGCGGTGCTGATCGCGCCGGCCTACGAAGAACTCTTGTTCCGTCGTGTGCTGTTCGGCCGTCTGTGGGCCGCCGGACGGCCGTGGCTGGGCGTGGCGCTGAGTTCGGCCGCCTTCGCGCTGGTCCACGAACCGCCGGGCCTGGGCGTCAGCAGCGGCTGGGGCATGTTGCTGCTGTGGTCGGTGTACGCGCTGATGGGCGCGTTGTTCGCCTGGATCTACCGCCGCACCGGCAGCTTGTGGACGGCGTATCTGGCCCACGCCGGCAACAATCTGATCGCCTGTCTGGCCCTGCTCGCCTGAGCCGCAGCGTCCGCGTTCGGCTATTGACGATTTGTTAATCCAGGCCGGGCTACAACGGTCGAATCGCTTTGGGGAACGCTGGTATGAAACGTCTTGTGCTGGGGCTGTCGATCGCATCCCTGGTCGCCGCCTGCGCCACCACCACCTCGCCCACCGGGCGCACTCAGCATGTCGGCGCGATCTCGAAAGCGCAGCTCGACCAGATGGGCGCGCAGGCGTTCGAGGAGACCAAGAGCAAAGAGCGGCTGAGCACCGACGCTCGCCAGAACGCCTATGTGCGCTGCGTGGTCAATTCGATCACAGGGCAGCTGCCGCCGGGCTGGCAATCCAACTGGGAAGTGGCGGTTTTCGTCGATTCTTCGCCCAACGCCTTTGCCCTGCCGGGCGGGAAGGTTGGCGTAAACACGGGAATTTTCACGGTCGCGAAGAATCAGGACCAACTTGCGGCGGTGATTTCGCATGAAATCGGCCACGTGGTTTCGCGTCATCACGATGAGCGCATCACCCGCCAGATGGGCAGTCAGGCCGCGTTGAACATCCTGGGCACCTTGATGGGCGCGCGCTACGGCGACGGCGCCGCCAGCGCGACCAGTCAGCTCGGCGGAGCGGCGCTGCAGACCGCGTTCCTGCTGCCGGGCTCGCGCACCCAGGAAAGCGAGGCCGACGTGGTCGGCCAGCGCCTGATGGCGCAGGCCGGCTACGACCCGCGGCAGGCGGTGAACCTGTGGCAGAACATGATTTCCGCCAGCAGTTCGCGGCCGCCGCAATGGCTGTCCACCCACCCCGATCCGCAGTCGCGCATCCACGAGTTGAACGCCCGCGCCGGGTCGCTGATTCCGGTTTACGAACAGGCCCGTGCGGCCGGCCGTACGCCCAAGTGTGGATGAAGTCGAGTGTGAAAAGGATGTGCAGACCCGTATCGCGCCGCCCCAGGTTTCTGTTAGGTTGGCGGCCCCTTGGCCTTGCGCCGTCCCGCCGCGAGGCCCTACGGTCTGCGGCCGCTGAGCTCTTTTGAGGTGAGTCCATGAACAAGCAACCCACCCGCCGTAGCACCCTGCTCGCCGCCGCCATCGGCGCGGTGGTGCTGTTCGGCGCTGTTCCCCAGGCCGCCGCTCAGCAGGACACCGAGCGTCAGACCGAGAAGCGCGAGAACGCCAGCAACCTTCGCGACAACGGCCGCGCCAACTCGCGCCGGAACAAGAGCGACGACGGCAAGAAGGTCGAGAACCAGTACCCGAACGCGACCCGCGTCGCGCCGGACGCCAAGGCCTCGTCGAAGGGCGGCACCAAGCTGCAGAAGATGATGGACGCGTTCAACAAGGAAAAGCCCGCCGACGCGCGCGCCCAGGCCGATGCGATCATCGCCGACACCGGGCTGAACCCGTACGAGCGTTCCTTCGCCGCCCAGATCGGCTTCCAGGTCGCCTACGACGCCGACGACAACAAGGCCGCGATGGAGTACCTGAAGAAGGCCATCGACATCAACGGCCTGGACAACAACAGCCATTTCGACCGCATGTTCGTCCTGGCCCAGCTGCAGTTGCAGGAAGAGCAGTACACCGAGTCGCTGGCGACGATGGACCGCTTCCTGACCGAATCCAAGAGCACCAAGCCCGAGCACCTGATCGTCAAGGGCAACGCCCTGTACCGTCTGGAGCGCCACGCGGAGGCCGCCAAGGTCATCAAGGCCGCGATCGACGCCTCGCCCGAGCCCAAGGCCGAGTGGCAGCAGTTGCTGATGGCCACCTACGTGGAAAGCAATCAGGGCGCCGAAGCGGCCAAGGTCGCCGAAGCCATCGCCGCCAAGTCGCCCAACGACAAGCGCGCGCAGATGAACGTCGCCGCGGTCTACTCGCAGTCGGACATGCTCGACAAGGCCGCCGTGGTGCTCGAGAAGATGCGCGCCGCCGGCCAGTTCACCGAAGACAAGGACTACCGCCAGCTCTACTCCACCTATCTGAATCTGGATGGCAAGGAGAAGGAAGCGGCGGGCGTCATCAACGAGGGCCTGGAAAAGGGCATCCTCAAGCCGGACTACCAGGCCTACGTGGCGCTGGCGCAGTCCTATTACTTCTCCGATCAGGCTGGCAAGTCGATCGATGCGTACAAGAAAGCGGCTCCGCTCGCACCAGACGGTGAGACGTACCTGAATCTCGCCCGTGTACTGTGGCAGGAAGACCGCATCCCCGAGGCCAAGGAAGCTGCCCAGCAGGCGATCTCAAAGGGCGTTAAGAAGCCCGATGACGCCAAGAAGATTCTCGCGCTGAAAGGCAAGTAATTTCAGTGTGTAGAGGCCAACCGCGCTTGGAACCTGTGACGCGGTTTGGTATATGCTAGGAGGTTCCCGCGACTGGAAACGGTTGCAGGAACCGAACGATGGCCCGCGGCGCCCCGGCGTCCGGAAACACCTCCCGAGCTGACGGCATGACGCAAGACCTCGAACTCCAAGTTAGGAATGATGACGACCGCGAAGGTTTGAACTGGGCACGTATTGCCGGTATCTCCTGCGCGATCGCCGTGCATGCCGCGGCGCTCCTGCTGTTGCTGGCCCCGATGACACCGCCCGCGCAGCAGCAGGAAAAAGAGGAGGTGACGATGGTCAACATCATCAAGCCGCCGCCGCCGCCCCCGCCGCCGCCGCCGCCGCCGCCGGAACCGCCCAAGGAGCTCAAGCAGCCTCCGAAGGAACTGTCCCCGCCGCGACCGACCCCGACCCCTCCGCCGCCGGAACAACCGCCGGTCGAGAACCTGGATCCGAGCCCGATCGATCCGCCCGCGCCGCCGCCGGCTCCGCCCGCGCCGCCGACGGCCGCCAGCGATATCGGCTCGAGCGTGGACCCGTCCTCGCGTCGTCTGAATCCGCCGAAGTACCCGCCGACCGAAGCCCGTCAGGGCGTGGGCGGTACCGTAGTCCTCGTGATCAGCATCGACGGCCAGGGCAACGTGCTGGACGTGCAGGTCGAGAAGTCCAGCCGTAACCGTAATCTGGACCGAGCGGCCATGGATGCCGCACGCAAGTGGCGCTTCAATCCTGAAATGCGCAACGGTCAGCCGGTCGCAAGTCGCGTCCGCGTGCCCGTGGATTTCGTCCCGCCGACCTGATCGGGGTCCAGGGACTGTCGTAAGTCACTTTACGTAATACGTACTACCTTCTTTCCTTTCCACGACATTACAAAGGTAAGCGTCATGCTGCAGCAAACCACTACCGCCGCCGCTGGAGGCTCCAACGCAGAAGCGCTCCAGCAGATGAGCTTCATGCATCTGGCGCAGAACTTCGATTTCGTGGGCTGGGTCGTGTTCATCACGCTCCTGCTGATGTCGGTTCTGTCGGTGTACTGGATCGTCATCAATTTCGTTAAGAACCTGCGCCTGCGCGGCTCTTCGGACCGCGTCGTCAGCACGTTCTGGGAAACCCCGAACGCCCAGGACGCCATCCGTTACATGGAAGAGCAGTCGCGCAGCGAGCCGTTCTCGAAGATCGCGCTCGATGCCGCTCAGGCCGCCGCTCACCACCAGCGCCACGAAGGTTCGCGCCTGGTCGAGTCGCTGAACCGCTCGGAGTTCGTTGATCGCGCCCTGCGTCAGGCCGTGACCCGCGAAAGCTCGCGTCTGGAAGCCGGTCTGACCGTGCTCGCCACCGTCGGTTCGACCGCTCCGTTCGTCGGTCTGCTCGGCACCGTGTGGGGCATCTACCACGCCCTGCTGCGCCTGGGCGCCAGCGGCGAGTCCTCGATTCAGGCCGTGGCCGGCCCGGTCGGTGAAGCGCTGATCATGACCGCCATCGGTCTGTTCGTCGCCATCCCGGCGGTGCTCGCATACAACTTCTTCGTGCGCCTGAACCGCGTCACGAACAACAAGTTCGACACCTTCGCGCACGACCTGCACGACTTCTTCGCTACCGGCTCGCGCGTCGGCGAAGTCGGCGGCAAGCGTTAAGCAACAAGCCTCCTCATTTAGCGTAGTTCTGGAGTTCGGACATGGCCTTTAGTTCAGGCGGCGACACCGGCGGCCCCATGGCCACAATCAACGTCACGCCCCTCGTGGACGTGATGCTGGTGCTGTTGATCATCTTCATGATCACGGCGCCGTTGATGACGCATAAGGTCGAGATCAAACTGCCCGATGCCACGCTGAAGAAGATCGAGGAAGCGCCGAAGACGCCGCCGATCACCTTGGCGATCCAGGAAGATGGCCACATCTACTGGAACGACGAGCCCGTGTCGGCGGAGCAGCTGGAAAGCCGGTTGTCGGTCGAAGCGCAGAAGACCCCGCAGCCGCAGCTCAATGTTCGCGGCGACAAGACCACGAAGTACCGCACCATCAACAACGTGGTGACCGTCGCGCAGAAGCAAGGCATGCGCAAGGTCGGTTTCGTCGCGATCAAAGAACGTTAATCGGAGACTAGTCAGATGGCTTTCAGTAACAACTCCGATAGCGGTGCGATCTCCGACATCAACGTGACCCCGCTGGTCGACGTGCTGTTGGTGCTGCTGATCATCTTCATGGTCACGGCACCGACGGTGTCTTACCCGATCGACGTCAACCTGCCGCAACCGACGTTGAACCCGCCGCCGCAAACGCAAGAACCGCCGCCGCCGATCGCGCTGCGGATCGATGCGACCGGCCAGGTGTTCTGGAACAACAACCCCACGCCGTTGACGGCGATCCAGGGGATGATGAACGAGACGGTTCAACGCGATCCCACGAACCAACCTCTGCTAGAAATCGACACCAACGACGATGCCGAATACGGCATTCTCGCCAAGGTGCTGGCTTACGCCAAAAACGCAGATATGAAAAAAATCGGTTTCGTCCAGAAGTAATTCCGTCCGGAACCGACGCTTACCGTCGTGAGAACGCCGCCCAACCGGGCGGCGTTTTTTTATGCGTGGGACGGACTCGATGCGATCTGGCGCCATGCCATGCCATGCCATGCCGATGCCGATGCCGATGCCGATATCGGCATCAGCATCGGTGCCCGTGTCGGTACCGCGGCGGTGCCGCGACTGCGCCTTTGGTCGCACTTGCATTGCGGACTGTGACGGGATTAGCGTAAAGGCGGGCATCCCGCCCAAGGATGGAGGTGCATATGGCCGGCTCCGCGTTCTCCGCATCCACCTATTCGGGCAACGCGCCCGTCGCCGAAATCAACGTCACGCCGCTGGTCGATGTGATGCTGGTCTTGCTGATCATCTTCATGGTCACCGCGCCCGCGTTGACCGGCAATCTCAACCTGTCCCTGCCCTACCCCAATCCGGACGTGATCCGGACACCGCCCAAGGTCGTGTTGATGGTGCAGCAGGACGGCAGCTTCGATCTCGACGGCCAGCGCCTGACCACGACGCAACTGCCGGCCGCGCTCGCCGCCGTCGTCCATGCGAACCCGGACACGGTCGTGGAAGTCGGCGCCAACGCCGATGCCGATTACCAGGGGTTCACTCACGCCCTGTCGGCGGCGAAGGAAAGCGGCGTGCGGAATATTTCTACGCGTTGATGGTCTGCGCAGCTGAACTGTCGGCGATGTATCTGCCGATGCAAAAAGGCCGCTTTTTAGCGGCCTTTTTGCCTATTGCGAGACATTTCGGCATTGCAGGACAAGACGCTGAGCTGCCATCGGCGAGACGCGAATCAACGAGGCAGCGTGTTGCATCACCAAACCTTTGCTCGTCATTCCCGCGAACGCGGGAATCCAGTGTCTTTCGAGCCAGAACTATCGAAGTCGGCAGAGCGCCCCGCGCCAATGTTCTTCGCGAAACGCCATCGATGATGACGTACCTCAGTGTCTTTCGCGCGAAAGACACTGGATTCCCGCGTTCGCGGGAATGACGAGCAAAGGGGATGTCGGTCAGTCGTACGTCGGAATGACGAGCAAAAAACGCCGGCTCGCACATGACGCCGACGATTGAATTCCGGTCGCAATACGACATGGCCTTACTCGACCTCGACCTCGACGCGATCCCGATCAAGCTCGATATGATTTAGAAAGCCGAGCGGGGCGCAACCGACCGAATCAACGCGCCTTGGCGATCACCTCGACATACGCCCGCACCGTCGCATCCAGGCCCGCGTACAAAGCCTCGCTGATCAACGCGTGCCCGATCGACACCTCAAGCACCTGCGGCACACCGCGCAGAAACGCACCGAGATTGGCCTGGCTCAAATCGTGTCCGGCATTGACGCCCAGACCCACCGCCTGCGCACGACGCGCCGCACCAGCGAACAATGCCAGCGCGTCGTCCGTCCGGCCTGCGGCGAAAGCTTCCGCGTACGGCCCGGTATAAAGCTCGACGCGTTGTGCGCCAAGCTCAGCGGCGCGTTCGATGCCGTCGCGATCGGCATCGGCGAACACGCTGACGCGGCAGCCCAGTTCGCGCAGTTCGGCGATGCGCGGACGCAGCCGTTCGGCGTCGCGTTCGAAATCGAAACCATGATCCGAGGTGAGCTGATCGTCGCCGTCCGGCACCAAGGTGGCTTGCGCCGGCGAAGTGCGTCGACACAGTTCGAACAAGCCCGGATAACCCGGCCGCGGTGGCGCGAACGGATTGCCTTCGATGTTGAACTCGACTCCGCGCGCGTGTGCGAGTTCGGCCAGGGCGAACACGTCGTAATCGCGGATATGCCGCGCGTCGGGCCGCGGATGCACGGTGATGCCGTGCGCGCCGGCGTCCAGGCAAGTGCGCGCGGCGCGCAGCACATCGGGTTCGCCGCCGCCGCGCGAGTTGCGCAGCACCGCGATCTTGTTGACGTTGACACTCAGGGCGGTCATGACGAAAGCCTAACGCGCCGCGTCGCCGGCGGCGAGTGCGCAATGTGGCTGGGTGGGAGCGAAGACGGCCGCGGCGAGCGCGCGGCGGCAATCAGCGCTGCGGCGGCTCGGACTGGCTGGCGGCGAGCTTGCGCGCCTCGGCCTGTTCGCGCAGACGGCGCAGCTCGACCGGATCGATGATCACCGAGACGTCGCGGCTGGTGTTGTCCAGGCGCCGGGCCAGCAGGCTCATCACGCCGGCGATCAGCAGGCCCAGCGCGGCCAGCAGGCTCACCGCCATCAGCGCGGGCGAGGTGGTCTTCAGCGCCACCACGAAGGCGGCGATGGCCAGCAGCAGGTAAACCCAAGGCATTGCGGCGTGCTCCCTGACGAATTCGACATCCCCGCGTCCGGCCCGGATCGCGGCCGGACGGCGGTGGACCGTGGGCCTCGGCGGGCCCGGGTCGAGTGTAGCGCGGGCCGGCGACGGCGACAGCTGGGTCGGTCCCTGGCTGCGACCGCCGGCACATGCGCGTGGGTCGGGCGGAGTTGCCTGAACGCCCCGGATGCCAGGGGCCGCATCATGGGAGGGGCGCGAGCGGCGACCGTCCCCGCCGATTACGCCGCGATTGCGAATTCGCGGTCGCGGCGGCCCCCTCAGAAGCCCCCGATCAAAGCACCGGCGACACCAGCCGCGCCAGCGCCTCGGGCAGGCGGGTGCGCCACAGCGAACGCTCGCGATCGATGCGTACGCGCGGCGCCCACGAGCATTCCTGTTCGATCAGCGCCGCCAACTCGCCGGCCAGCGTCGTGTTGTAGAACATCACCGAGATCTCGAAGTTCAGGCGGAAGCTGCGGTGATCGAAATTGGCCGTGCCGATGATCGCCATCTCGTCGTCGCACAGCAGCGCCTTGGTATGCAGCATGCGTGGGCCGTATTCGTGGATCTTGACCCCGGCTTCCAGCAATTCGTCGAAGTACGAACGCGCCGCGTAGGTGACCAGGCGGCTGTCGCTGAGCTTGGGCACCAGCAGGCGCACGTCCAGGCCGCCGAGCGCGGCCGAGGTCAGCGCCATGCGCGCGGCCTCGCCCGGCACGAAGTACGGCGTGACCAGCCATACGCGCTGGCGCGCGGCGTGGATGGCGCCGACGTGCACGCGATGGATCGCTTCCCAGCCCGAATCCGGTCCGGAGCTGACCACCTGCGCGGCGATCGTGCCTTGCTGCGGCGCCGGATGAATCTGCCGGATCGGAGGCTGGCCGGTGGCGTAGCACCAGTCTTCGATGAAGACGAGTTCCAGCTCGCGCACCACGTCGCCCTCCAGGCGCAGATGCAGATCGCGGTAAGCGTCCTTGCGCAGGCGTTCGTCTTCCTCGTCGGTGATGTTGATGCCGCCGGTGTAGCCGACCTTGCCGTCGATCACCACGATCTTGCGGTGCGTGCGCAGGTTCAACCACGGCCGCCGCCAGAACCAGCGCAGCTTCATCGGATGGAACCAAGACACTTCCGCGCCGGCTTCGATCAGCGGCCGCAGGAACGCGCTTGAGGTCGAGCCCGAACCGACCGCGTCGAGCAGCATCAGCACCTTGACCCCGGCGCGGGCGCGCTCGATCAGCGCATCGCGCAGCGCGGTGCCGGTGCGATCGGGCTGGTAGATGTAGTACTCCAGGTGGATGTACTCGCGGGCCAGGGCGATGTCGGCCAGCAGCGACGCGTACTTGGCGCCGCCGTCGATCAGCAGGCGCGCCTGGGTAGCGGTGGTCGGCGGCAGGCCGGTGGTGGCCTGGCCGAGCCGGGCCAGTTCGATGGCTTCCGGCGACGGCGTCAGTCCCGGCGGCGGCGCCGGCAGCGCGGCGCGCGCGCGCACCCGGCGCAGGCGCTGGCGGTGGATGCGCTGCGGGCCGAAGAAGTAATAGATGAAGAAGCCGATGTACGGCAGCGCCGCCAGGCTCACCAGCCAACTGATGGTCGCCACCGGTTCGCGCTTCTGCAGGACGATCCACAGGCCCAGCCAGACCAGATAGACCGCCCAGCCCACGGTCAGATACAGGCTGAGGTGGGGAATGCGGATCAGGTCCTGCCACAGCTGGGACAGCGCTTCGGGCACGGGAAACTCCAATGGGCGACCGCCGCGGCCGCAGCCGGTGCGGGCTAAGGCTAGCCCGCCGGAGCATGCGCGCAAAGTGTGCAATCGGTCGGCAAGGCGAGCATAAGCCGCTACCGCTGCCTGCGTTTAGGATAGCCGCTGTCGCAGCGAGGACGGACCCGATGGCATCGGCATTGTTGGTGATCGACGTGCAGCGCGGCCTGTTCGACACCCGGCCGCCGCCGGCCGAGGCCGACGCGGTGATCGCGCGCATCAACGCCCTGGCCGAACGCGCCCGCGCCGCCGGCGCCGCGGTGATCTTCGTGCAGCACGAAGCCGCGGGCACGCCGTTGCAGCACGGCGGCGAACGCTGGGCGCTGGACCCGCGCCTGCAGGTCCGCGACGGCGACCGCTACGTGCGCAAGACCACGCCCGACTCGTTCCTGCGCACCGATCTGCAGGCGCAGTTGCAGGCCCTGGGCGTGGATCGCCTGGTGGTGGCCGGCTACGCCAGCGAATTCTGCGTCGACACCAGCGTGCGCCGCGCCGCCGCGTTGGGCTATCCGGTGACCGTGGCGGCCGACGCGCACACCACCCACGACAAGCCGCACGCCGATGCGGCCTTCATCCGCGCCCATCACAATCTGACCTTGGCCGATGTCACCAGCTTCGGCCCGGCCATTCGCGCGCAGGCGGCCGAGGCGATCGATTTCGCCCGCTGAAACCCGCGCCGGTTCCTGTCCCGCGCATCGCCGCCACGCCTGTCCCGACCGCCGCAGACCGGCGGCCCAATCCAAGGAAGTGATGACATGAAATACCGCCTGCTGTTCGCGCTCGCTCTGGCCGCCTTGCCCGCCCTGC is a genomic window containing:
- a CDS encoding MotA/TolQ/ExbB proton channel family protein; this encodes MLQQTTTAAAGGSNAEALQQMSFMHLAQNFDFVGWVVFITLLLMSVLSVYWIVINFVKNLRLRGSSDRVVSTFWETPNAQDAIRYMEEQSRSEPFSKIALDAAQAAAHHQRHEGSRLVESLNRSEFVDRALRQAVTRESSRLEAGLTVLATVGSTAPFVGLLGTVWGIYHALLRLGASGESSIQAVAGPVGEALIMTAIGLFVAIPAVLAYNFFVRLNRVTNNKFDTFAHDLHDFFATGSRVGEVGGKR
- a CDS encoding CPBP family intramembrane glutamic endopeptidase, producing the protein MFAAVGGFFLDLSLAIALLAGLSLLGVAAVGFAQGLRGIDSAQIALDPLLLVVVSLVATAISALFVYYFRRNANPVERAESWRALWHRSSWGWIAFALIACSGYSAVVSAFAQEMGIDITPTNQVLGEIIRTHPRSLLIFAVLIAPAYEELLFRRVLFGRLWAAGRPWLGVALSSAAFALVHEPPGLGVSSGWGMLLLWSVYALMGALFAWIYRRTGSLWTAYLAHAGNNLIACLALLA
- a CDS encoding energy transducer TonB, whose translation is MTQDLELQVRNDDDREGLNWARIAGISCAIAVHAAALLLLLAPMTPPAQQQEKEEVTMVNIIKPPPPPPPPPPPPPEPPKELKQPPKELSPPRPTPTPPPPEQPPVENLDPSPIDPPAPPPAPPAPPTAASDIGSSVDPSSRRLNPPKYPPTEARQGVGGTVVLVISIDGQGNVLDVQVEKSSRNRNLDRAAMDAARKWRFNPEMRNGQPVASRVRVPVDFVPPT
- a CDS encoding ExbD/TolR family protein yields the protein MAFSNNSDSGAISDINVTPLVDVLLVLLIIFMVTAPTVSYPIDVNLPQPTLNPPPQTQEPPPPIALRIDATGQVFWNNNPTPLTAIQGMMNETVQRDPTNQPLLEIDTNDDAEYGILAKVLAYAKNADMKKIGFVQK
- a CDS encoding cysteine hydrolase family protein, whose translation is MASALLVIDVQRGLFDTRPPPAEADAVIARINALAERARAAGAAVIFVQHEAAGTPLQHGGERWALDPRLQVRDGDRYVRKTTPDSFLRTDLQAQLQALGVDRLVVAGYASEFCVDTSVRRAAALGYPVTVAADAHTTHDKPHADAAFIRAHHNLTLADVTSFGPAIRAQAAEAIDFAR
- a CDS encoding ExbD/TolR family protein — encoded protein: MAFSSGGDTGGPMATINVTPLVDVMLVLLIIFMITAPLMTHKVEIKLPDATLKKIEEAPKTPPITLAIQEDGHIYWNDEPVSAEQLESRLSVEAQKTPQPQLNVRGDKTTKYRTINNVVTVAQKQGMRKVGFVAIKER
- a CDS encoding pyridoxine 5'-phosphate synthase; its protein translation is MTALSVNVNKIAVLRNSRGGGEPDVLRAARTCLDAGAHGITVHPRPDARHIRDYDVFALAELAHARGVEFNIEGNPFAPPRPGYPGLFELCRRTSPAQATLVPDGDDQLTSDHGFDFERDAERLRPRIAELRELGCRVSVFADADRDGIERAAELGAQRVELYTGPYAEAFAAGRTDDALALFAGAARRAQAVGLGVNAGHDLSQANLGAFLRGVPQVLEVSIGHALISEALYAGLDATVRAYVEVIAKAR
- a CDS encoding tetratricopeptide repeat protein, translated to MNKQPTRRSTLLAAAIGAVVLFGAVPQAAAQQDTERQTEKRENASNLRDNGRANSRRNKSDDGKKVENQYPNATRVAPDAKASSKGGTKLQKMMDAFNKEKPADARAQADAIIADTGLNPYERSFAAQIGFQVAYDADDNKAAMEYLKKAIDINGLDNNSHFDRMFVLAQLQLQEEQYTESLATMDRFLTESKSTKPEHLIVKGNALYRLERHAEAAKVIKAAIDASPEPKAEWQQLLMATYVESNQGAEAAKVAEAIAAKSPNDKRAQMNVAAVYSQSDMLDKAAVVLEKMRAAGQFTEDKDYRQLYSTYLNLDGKEKEAAGVINEGLEKGILKPDYQAYVALAQSYYFSDQAGKSIDAYKKAAPLAPDGETYLNLARVLWQEDRIPEAKEAAQQAISKGVKKPDDAKKILALKGK
- a CDS encoding ExbD/TolR family protein; protein product: MAGSAFSASTYSGNAPVAEINVTPLVDVMLVLLIIFMVTAPALTGNLNLSLPYPNPDVIRTPPKVVLMVQQDGSFDLDGQRLTTTQLPAALAAVVHANPDTVVEVGANADADYQGFTHALSAAKESGVRNISTR
- a CDS encoding M48 family metallopeptidase, whose product is MKRLVLGLSIASLVAACATTTSPTGRTQHVGAISKAQLDQMGAQAFEETKSKERLSTDARQNAYVRCVVNSITGQLPPGWQSNWEVAVFVDSSPNAFALPGGKVGVNTGIFTVAKNQDQLAAVISHEIGHVVSRHHDERITRQMGSQAALNILGTLMGARYGDGAASATSQLGGAALQTAFLLPGSRTQESEADVVGQRLMAQAGYDPRQAVNLWQNMISASSSRPPQWLSTHPDPQSRIHELNARAGSLIPVYEQARAAGRTPKCG
- the cls gene encoding cardiolipin synthase; this translates as MPEALSQLWQDLIRIPHLSLYLTVGWAVYLVWLGLWIVLQKREPVATISWLVSLAALPYIGFFIYYFFGPQRIHRQRLRRVRARAALPAPPPGLTPSPEAIELARLGQATTGLPPTTATQARLLIDGGAKYASLLADIALAREYIHLEYYIYQPDRTGTALRDALIERARAGVKVLMLLDAVGSGSTSSAFLRPLIEAGAEVSWFHPMKLRWFWRRPWLNLRTHRKIVVIDGKVGYTGGINITDEEDERLRKDAYRDLHLRLEGDVVRELELVFIEDWCYATGQPPIRQIHPAPQQGTIAAQVVSSGPDSGWEAIHRVHVGAIHAARQRVWLVTPYFVPGEAARMALTSAALGGLDVRLLVPKLSDSRLVTYAARSYFDELLEAGVKIHEYGPRMLHTKALLCDDEMAIIGTANFDHRSFRLNFEISVMFYNTTLAGELAALIEQECSWAPRVRIDRERSLWRTRLPEALARLVSPVL